In Sphingobacteriaceae bacterium, the following proteins share a genomic window:
- a CDS encoding beta-mannosidase, with translation MSSWKFKKSGDKLWHQATVPGNVVADLFKNNLIDDPFYSDNEKKLQWIENENWEYTTGLICDKTLLTNKHIELIFEGLDTYARVYLNDSLLFSADNMFRAWKVDVKKLLKIGGNNIKVVFESAVKKGKEKAAKLAYSLPEGERIFTRKAQFQYGWDFGPRFATCGIWKPVRLVYWNEVKIESLRYLIKSINDSIAYLDFILETNSSVTDSFQFSLGQQKRNDIKVPAAKKKKRIALHPGYNSDTLSIQIKNPKRWWSNGLGEPYLYYYSATVLKKQTEIDHSSLSVGLRTIELINQEDSVGKSFYFKLNGKPVFMKGANYIPSDIFLRPKSKEYFFAEIAVCKEAHMNMLRVWGGGVYGDDEFYNACDEHGILVWQDLMFACAMYPGDKDFLDNVKEEVIQQTKRLRNHPSLALWCGNNENSEGWFNWGWQKQFNYSSKDSLEIWNNYKKLFQELIPTTIKTYDQKPYWESSPAIGWGRKESLSSGDLHYWGVWWGMQPFSVYKTKVGRFVSEYGFQSLPALSTFKAFAPSQDWNLTSIPVRGHQKHKTGFETIEAYMARDYKIPKDFKDYIYVSQLLQRDGMKIAIEAHRRNKPYCMGTLFWQLNDCWPGVTWSAIDYFKQPKALYYSLSNLYKTQLVSVNENLNSFEIKCVSDSLKDFESQLRLKILNFKSEVLWEREFKVTMTHTKVTSLVLGKKELPLFDSTTSYLKIELGSKKILASDYYFFVTPKNLKLPQTSINIKKIDSKTIEVSSGFFAKDVYLFDENFEVTLSENFFDLEAGQKKRITFKSTDKKQELKLKVTVLNNL, from the coding sequence TTGTCTTCCTGGAAATTTAAAAAAAGCGGCGACAAGTTATGGCATCAAGCAACAGTTCCAGGAAATGTTGTGGCTGATCTTTTTAAAAATAATCTCATTGATGATCCGTTTTATTCTGATAACGAAAAAAAATTACAATGGATAGAAAATGAGAACTGGGAATATACAACGGGTTTAATTTGTGATAAAACTCTTTTAACAAATAAACATATTGAATTAATTTTCGAAGGTTTAGATACCTACGCCAGGGTTTATCTGAATGATTCGCTCCTTTTTTCCGCAGACAATATGTTTCGTGCCTGGAAAGTAGATGTAAAAAAGCTACTAAAAATTGGTGGAAATAACATCAAAGTTGTTTTTGAATCTGCTGTAAAAAAAGGGAAGGAAAAGGCTGCAAAACTTGCGTATTCTTTACCAGAAGGCGAACGAATTTTTACTCGGAAAGCTCAATTTCAGTATGGTTGGGATTTCGGCCCACGCTTTGCCACTTGTGGTATTTGGAAACCAGTAAGATTGGTTTATTGGAATGAGGTCAAAATTGAATCTTTACGTTACCTAATTAAAAGTATAAATGATTCCATTGCGTATTTAGATTTTATACTGGAGACCAATTCCTCTGTAACTGATAGTTTTCAATTTAGCCTCGGCCAGCAAAAAAGAAATGATATTAAAGTTCCTGCTGCTAAAAAGAAAAAACGAATTGCTTTACATCCGGGGTATAATTCAGATACCTTGTCTATTCAGATTAAAAATCCAAAACGCTGGTGGAGTAACGGTTTGGGTGAACCATATTTGTATTATTATTCTGCCACCGTTTTAAAAAAACAAACCGAAATAGATCATAGTTCTTTAAGTGTTGGTCTGCGCACCATTGAATTGATAAATCAGGAAGATTCGGTGGGAAAGTCGTTTTATTTTAAATTAAACGGTAAGCCTGTATTTATGAAAGGCGCGAATTACATCCCCTCCGATATTTTTCTAAGACCAAAATCGAAAGAATATTTTTTTGCGGAAATAGCAGTTTGTAAAGAAGCTCACATGAATATGTTGAGGGTATGGGGTGGCGGTGTGTATGGCGATGATGAGTTTTACAATGCCTGCGATGAGCATGGAATTTTAGTCTGGCAGGATCTGATGTTTGCCTGCGCTATGTATCCGGGCGATAAAGATTTTCTGGATAACGTAAAAGAGGAAGTTATACAACAAACAAAGCGTTTGAGGAATCATCCCTCCTTAGCGCTTTGGTGTGGCAACAACGAAAATAGTGAGGGCTGGTTTAACTGGGGCTGGCAAAAACAATTCAACTATTCTTCAAAAGATTCATTGGAGATTTGGAATAACTACAAGAAGTTGTTTCAGGAACTTATTCCCACAACAATAAAAACATACGATCAAAAACCTTATTGGGAGTCGTCTCCGGCAATAGGATGGGGAAGAAAAGAGAGCTTGAGCTCGGGTGATTTGCACTATTGGGGCGTTTGGTGGGGAATGCAGCCATTTTCAGTATATAAAACTAAGGTGGGCAGGTTTGTATCAGAATATGGATTTCAATCTTTACCTGCTTTAAGTACTTTTAAAGCCTTCGCTCCTTCACAAGACTGGAATTTGACTTCTATACCTGTTCGGGGCCATCAAAAACATAAAACAGGCTTTGAAACCATTGAGGCTTATATGGCACGTGATTACAAGATTCCTAAGGATTTCAAAGACTATATTTATGTTTCGCAACTCCTCCAGCGTGATGGCATGAAGATAGCTATTGAGGCGCATCGCAGAAACAAACCCTATTGCATGGGAACACTTTTCTGGCAGCTCAATGATTGCTGGCCGGGAGTTACCTGGAGCGCGATAGATTATTTTAAACAGCCTAAAGCCCTGTATTATTCTCTTTCTAATCTCTATAAGACGCAATTGGTTTCGGTTAATGAAAACTTAAATTCTTTTGAAATAAAATGTGTTAGTGACTCACTAAAAGATTTTGAATCTCAACTAAGACTTAAGATTCTTAATTTCAAATCAGAAGTTCTGTGGGAGAGAGAATTCAAAGTTACGATGACTCATACAAAAGTCACATCCCTGGTACTTGGTAAAAAAGAATTACCTCTTTTTGACTCTACTACCTCGTATTTGAAAATAGAACTGGGATCAAAAAAAATACTGGCCTCTGATTATTATTTTTTTGTCACTCCAAAAAATCTGAAACTTCCTCAGACCAGCATTAATATTAAAAAAATAGACTCAAAAACGATTGAAGTCAGTTCCGGTTTTTTTGCAAAAGACGTCTATTTATTTGATGAAAATTTTGAAGTAACTTTAAGCGAAAATTTCTTTGACCTGGAGGCGGGACAAAAGAAGAGGATAACATTCAAAAGCACAGATAAAAAACAAGAACTCAAACTAAAAGTAACAGTACTTAATAATTTATAG
- a CDS encoding copper homeostasis protein translates to MRGKILEIACFNLQSAIIAQQAGADRIELCEDYVAGGITPSREMILQAKKAVQIPLHVIIRPRAGDFYYTAQEVEQMKKDIAFCKTHHINGVVLGCLTSEKKVDLKLCKELLNLSRPMTVTFHRAIDICENILEEVEHLVEMGFDRVLTSGGKKTALEGKDNLRKLSEKFEGKIILLAGGGIRSTNISEILRAANCSEYHSAAFVGSSTVCDATEIKNLKKSFNSI, encoded by the coding sequence ATGCGCGGAAAAATTCTTGAGATAGCTTGTTTTAATTTGCAATCCGCAATTATAGCTCAGCAGGCTGGCGCAGATAGAATAGAGCTTTGTGAAGATTATGTAGCAGGAGGTATTACACCTTCAAGAGAAATGATTCTTCAGGCAAAAAAAGCCGTACAAATTCCTTTACATGTAATTATCCGTCCCAGAGCGGGAGATTTTTATTACACTGCTCAAGAGGTAGAACAAATGAAAAAAGATATTGCATTTTGTAAGACGCATCATATAAACGGAGTCGTTTTGGGTTGCCTGACTTCTGAGAAAAAAGTAGATCTAAAACTATGCAAAGAGCTACTGAATCTCTCCAGGCCAATGACTGTAACGTTCCACCGGGCAATAGATATTTGCGAAAATATTTTGGAAGAAGTTGAACATCTTGTAGAGATGGGTTTTGATCGCGTATTAACGTCCGGAGGAAAAAAAACAGCATTAGAAGGAAAAGATAATTTAAGAAAACTTAGTGAAAAATTTGAGGGGAAAATAATTCTGCTCGCCGGTGGTGGGATCCGGTCAACTAACATTTCTGAGATTTTAAGAGCAGCAAATTGTTCTGAATATCATTCAGCGGCGTTTGTTGGTAGTTCAACTGTATGCGACGCGACCGAAATAAAAAATCTTAAAAAATCTTTCAATTCCATTTGA
- a CDS encoding glycosylasparaginase translates to MATRRKFLKLSALTASLFTINRSKATELLQPKPDPVKPIVLSTWRFGIEANAAAWEILSKKGSAIDAVEAGVKVPEADPNERSVGLGGRPDRDGRVTLDACIMDDNMNIGSVACLEHIVHPISVARAVMEKTPHVMLVGEGALQFALKQGFKKENLLTPESEKEWKEWLKESKYKPVANIENHDTIGMIALDMNGNFSGACTTSGMAFKMHGRVGDSPIIGAGLYVDNEVGAATATGHGEEVIRMAGSHAVVELMRQGFLPEEACRQVVERIINSAKKRKKPLSELQIGFIAINKNGEHGAYCLQKGFNYAVYSPEIKNELFDSKSLI, encoded by the coding sequence ATGGCAACAAGACGTAAATTTTTAAAATTATCTGCTCTTACAGCATCACTGTTTACTATTAACCGCTCAAAAGCAACCGAACTTTTGCAGCCTAAACCTGATCCTGTTAAGCCAATTGTGTTATCAACCTGGCGTTTTGGAATAGAAGCAAATGCAGCTGCCTGGGAGATACTTTCTAAAAAAGGAAGCGCGATCGATGCGGTTGAAGCAGGTGTGAAAGTTCCCGAAGCTGATCCAAACGAAAGAAGTGTAGGTTTAGGTGGCCGCCCCGACCGCGATGGACGAGTTACGCTTGATGCGTGTATCATGGATGACAATATGAATATTGGATCTGTGGCGTGTTTAGAACATATAGTGCATCCCATTTCGGTAGCGCGTGCGGTGATGGAAAAGACTCCTCATGTAATGCTTGTAGGCGAAGGTGCTTTGCAATTTGCGCTAAAGCAAGGATTCAAAAAAGAAAATCTTCTTACACCGGAATCAGAAAAAGAGTGGAAAGAATGGCTTAAAGAATCAAAATACAAACCTGTTGCAAATATTGAAAATCACGATACCATTGGTATGATTGCTTTAGATATGAACGGAAATTTTTCTGGAGCCTGTACAACGAGTGGCATGGCTTTTAAGATGCACGGACGAGTGGGGGATTCACCCATTATAGGAGCTGGACTTTATGTTGACAATGAAGTGGGAGCTGCAACTGCTACAGGTCATGGAGAAGAAGTGATTCGCATGGCAGGAAGCCACGCCGTGGTGGAGTTAATGCGTCAGGGATTCTTGCCGGAAGAAGCTTGCAGACAAGTAGTAGAAAGAATTATCAATAGTGCTAAAAAAAGAAAAAAGCCGTTAAGTGAATTGCAGATTGGATTTATTGCTATTAATAAAAACGGGGAGCACGGAGCTTATTGCCTGCAAAAAGGATTTAACTATGCAGTGTATTCTCCTGAAATAAAAAATGAATTATTTGATTCCAAGAGCCTTATTTGA
- a CDS encoding beta-N-acetylglucosaminidase: protein MKNTFLLVLVLITQISFAQQDSSLPLIPRPNEITLQKGCFKLSETTQYYLEDKSLLKELDFFIAYIKKNNGFTISETKNPKQKNIIKVLKRKSKENSEAYGLTILQDQISIKGDSNGVFYACQTLIQLVNARRSNAVDLACLIVNDAPVYRWRGMHLDVCRHFFSVSFVKKYIDILALYKFNTFHWHLTDDQGWRIQIKKYPKLTEIGGWRKGTMVGKYDDHMYDTIRYGGFYTQAEIKEVVAYAQQKHITIVPEIEMPGHAVAAISAYPYLSCKGKQIDVERGWGVFEDVFCPKDSTFKFLEDVLSEVLELFPGKYIHIGGDECPKENWKKCEHCQMLIKKEHLKDENGLQSYFINRIEKFVNSKGRQIIGWDEILEGGLAPNASVMSWRGTEGGIAAARQKHYAVMSPGKPCYFDHYQSREILYEPLSIGGYNPIDSVYAYNPMPGVLDTAERNYILGAQANVWTEYILNEKHLEYMLVPRMCALSEVLWTEKSNKNYPDFIKRLKQHTKLFDQLQVNYAKHFLTQK, encoded by the coding sequence ATGAAAAATACATTTCTATTAGTTTTAGTTTTAATAACGCAGATTAGTTTCGCGCAACAAGATAGCAGCCTGCCACTAATCCCTCGTCCTAATGAGATCACACTTCAGAAAGGTTGCTTTAAACTTTCTGAAACAACTCAGTATTATCTGGAGGATAAATCACTTCTAAAAGAATTGGATTTTTTTATTGCATACATAAAAAAAAATAACGGATTTACAATTTCAGAAACGAAAAATCCGAAACAGAAAAATATAATCAAAGTTTTAAAAAGGAAGTCAAAAGAAAATTCTGAAGCATATGGTCTCACCATTCTTCAAGATCAAATAAGTATAAAAGGAGATTCTAATGGTGTGTTTTATGCATGTCAGACGTTAATTCAACTTGTAAATGCACGTCGTTCCAACGCAGTAGACTTGGCGTGCTTAATTGTAAATGATGCTCCGGTTTACAGATGGCGTGGGATGCATCTGGATGTTTGCAGGCATTTTTTTTCTGTAAGCTTCGTGAAGAAATACATTGATATTTTAGCCCTTTATAAGTTTAATACTTTTCATTGGCATTTAACGGATGATCAGGGTTGGAGAATACAAATTAAAAAATATCCTAAACTAACTGAGATAGGCGGCTGGCGCAAGGGCACTATGGTTGGGAAGTACGATGATCATATGTATGATACCATTCGCTACGGAGGATTTTACACGCAGGCAGAAATAAAAGAGGTTGTAGCTTACGCGCAACAAAAACACATTACAATAGTTCCCGAAATTGAAATGCCGGGGCACGCTGTAGCTGCCATTTCGGCTTACCCTTACCTTTCGTGTAAGGGAAAACAAATTGACGTTGAAAGAGGCTGGGGTGTTTTTGAAGATGTATTTTGTCCCAAAGATTCCACCTTTAAATTTTTGGAAGATGTATTATCAGAAGTCCTGGAACTTTTTCCTGGTAAATATATTCACATAGGTGGAGATGAATGTCCAAAAGAAAACTGGAAAAAATGTGAGCATTGCCAAATGCTTATCAAGAAAGAGCATTTGAAAGATGAGAATGGTTTGCAAAGTTATTTTATTAATCGCATTGAAAAATTTGTGAATTCAAAAGGGAGGCAAATAATCGGGTGGGATGAGATTCTTGAAGGGGGCCTGGCTCCAAATGCTTCGGTAATGAGCTGGCGTGGAACAGAGGGTGGAATAGCTGCCGCGAGACAAAAACATTATGCGGTTATGAGTCCAGGCAAACCCTGCTATTTTGATCACTACCAATCCAGAGAAATTCTTTATGAACCGTTATCCATAGGTGGTTACAATCCAATAGATTCTGTTTACGCATATAATCCAATGCCGGGAGTTCTAGACACTGCAGAGCGAAACTATATTTTGGGCGCACAGGCAAATGTATGGACCGAATATATTTTAAATGAGAAGCATTTGGAATACATGTTGGTTCCGCGTATGTGCGCACTGTCTGAAGTTTTGTGGACGGAAAAATCAAACAAGAATTATCCGGATTTTATAAAACGGTTGAAGCAACACACTAAACTGTTTGATCAACTGCAAGTGAACTATGCAAAACATTTTCTAACACAAAAATAA
- a CDS encoding bifunctional metallophosphatase/5'-nucleotidase, with product MEHLKNCSCGCQESIIPEGVSRKNFLRKIGAATVGLGLAPLASFSLSEDKGKAEEFLKSKVLRDGKAQRITLLHTTDIHGQVNVHDEFFWENNQAVYKKRGGFAHLKTLINKIRQENPNTLLFDGGDCFQGSAIAALSEGQALIPLMNNLQYNLMLPGNWEVAYGKRMMIKDMGAYNAPKVCANMFHEDTGELMFPPYQTIYIGGLKIGIVGYNDPLTPVRQSPAFSAGINFKDPEKNIAKYIKILKEQERCDMVIALTHMGMAQQLHLAGKPYAEGLDYIFGADTHERIREPLKGKYAKVTEPGAFASFLGKMDLIIENGKIKEESYELLEVDPEKYKADDEMLSLIEKAHEPYKADIKRVIGKSTTPLVRYFIMETPTDNLITDAIMWKTSPDIAVSNGFRFCPPLIPDPVTKVAEITKEYLWSMLPVDSEVKRAEITGQQLWNWLERELENVFAKDPTQRFGGWLVRFQGMKIKFTVNNEMGKRLQEIKIKGKAVDLKKIYSIVACEREGDPDSVLCRIKDVTTMHKFGFTLHQVMEEYLKLHSPVSPKIEGRAVATDAPSTLLTQVAGINYQFR from the coding sequence ATGGAACATTTAAAAAATTGCAGCTGTGGCTGTCAAGAGTCAATCATTCCGGAAGGCGTGTCGAGAAAAAACTTTCTGCGTAAGATAGGCGCTGCAACTGTAGGGCTTGGATTGGCTCCTTTAGCGTCTTTCTCATTATCGGAAGATAAAGGCAAGGCGGAAGAATTTTTAAAAAGCAAAGTTTTACGGGATGGCAAAGCGCAAAGAATAACCTTGCTCCATACCACCGATATTCATGGACAGGTAAATGTACATGACGAATTCTTTTGGGAAAACAACCAGGCAGTTTATAAAAAACGGGGTGGCTTTGCACATTTAAAAACACTAATCAATAAAATCAGACAGGAAAATCCGAACACGCTATTATTTGATGGTGGAGATTGTTTTCAGGGAAGTGCCATAGCAGCCCTGAGTGAAGGGCAGGCTTTAATTCCTTTAATGAATAACCTGCAGTATAATTTAATGTTACCTGGAAACTGGGAGGTAGCCTACGGAAAAAGGATGATGATTAAAGACATGGGTGCTTATAATGCTCCTAAAGTCTGCGCAAACATGTTTCATGAAGATACGGGTGAACTCATGTTTCCTCCTTATCAAACTATTTACATAGGCGGTTTGAAGATCGGAATTGTAGGATATAACGATCCTTTAACTCCGGTGCGCCAGTCGCCTGCCTTTAGCGCGGGAATTAATTTTAAAGATCCTGAAAAAAATATCGCCAAATACATTAAGATTCTGAAAGAACAGGAACGTTGCGATATGGTGATTGCGCTAACGCATATGGGTATGGCGCAGCAATTGCATCTGGCAGGAAAACCCTATGCCGAAGGGTTGGATTATATTTTTGGCGCAGATACCCACGAAAGAATTCGTGAGCCATTAAAAGGCAAATACGCTAAGGTAACTGAACCGGGCGCTTTCGCATCTTTCCTGGGTAAAATGGATCTGATAATTGAGAACGGAAAAATAAAAGAAGAATCTTACGAATTACTGGAAGTAGATCCTGAAAAATACAAGGCAGATGACGAAATGCTGAGCCTGATCGAAAAAGCGCATGAGCCTTATAAAGCTGATATAAAAAGGGTAATCGGAAAAAGCACAACACCATTAGTAAGGTATTTCATAATGGAAACCCCTACAGATAATTTGATCACCGATGCTATTATGTGGAAAACAAGTCCGGATATAGCTGTCTCTAACGGATTTCGTTTTTGTCCACCACTCATTCCAGATCCCGTAACGAAAGTGGCTGAGATTACTAAAGAATATTTATGGAGCATGTTGCCTGTTGATTCGGAGGTTAAGCGCGCAGAGATCACTGGTCAACAACTCTGGAATTGGTTAGAAAGAGAATTGGAAAATGTTTTTGCAAAAGATCCGACACAACGCTTTGGCGGATGGCTGGTGCGTTTCCAGGGAATGAAAATTAAGTTTACAGTGAATAATGAAATGGGAAAACGCCTTCAGGAAATTAAGATTAAAGGAAAAGCAGTAGATCTCAAAAAAATATACAGTATTGTTGCCTGTGAGCGAGAGGGCGATCCGGACAGCGTTTTGTGCCGTATTAAAGATGTAACAACCATGCATAAATTTGGATTTACCCTACACCAGGTGATGGAGGAATACTTGAAACTACATTCGCCCGTTTCGCCAAAAATAGAGGGTAGAGCGGTAGCTACAGACGCTCCGTCAACTCTATTAACACAAGTTGCCGGTATAAATTATCAGTTCAGATGA
- a CDS encoding transporter encodes MKNLKYLLAGTIFGFILIKAEVISWFRIQEMFRFQAFHMYGIIGSAIVVGMISILLIKKLKIKTISGEEIKIAPKEFTVGNIIGGLLFGLGWAMTGACPGPLYALIGSGLPIVIVTLLSAVLGTYVYGLLKNKLPH; translated from the coding sequence ATGAAAAACTTAAAATATTTATTAGCCGGAACAATTTTTGGATTTATTTTAATCAAGGCAGAGGTTATTTCCTGGTTTAGGATACAGGAGATGTTTCGTTTTCAAGCGTTTCACATGTATGGCATTATAGGTTCAGCAATAGTTGTTGGAATGATTTCCATACTGCTCATCAAAAAGCTGAAAATCAAAACTATCTCCGGGGAAGAAATAAAAATCGCTCCCAAAGAGTTTACAGTAGGAAATATAATAGGTGGATTATTATTCGGACTGGGCTGGGCTATGACAGGAGCTTGTCCGGGGCCATTGTACGCCTTGATTGGAAGTGGACTTCCCATTGTTATTGTAACGTTATTAAGTGCTGTTTTGGGAACTTACGTTTATGGCTTGCTAAAAAATAAACTTCCTCACTAA
- a CDS encoding MFS transporter: MSKTGNSSFIAIITVFFFWGFLAASNGIFIPFCKTHFNLTQFQSQLIDSAFYGAYFIGSLLLYLFSLKLNKDIINTIGYKRTIIYGLALSIAGAITMIPAINSGSFVFILVAFFIIALGFSLQQTSANPLVLNIGDPAKGSHRLNFAGSVNSFGTTIGPLLVSFVLFGKVIASTLDKETASIGSINILYIILAVAFALAGIILYFTKVPKLEIEEKESDMKILKGPLFFILTALIVLVFIFVFSAFSAMADSQSQFLFLFVCAFFLAILAVILLMQYRKIKKTNRLETKSYPQVVLGMFAIFIYVGVEVGIQSNFGSLLKLPEYGGLSDSQIGPYISLYWGSMMIGRWTGAIGAFNLKKNVSLILTIIIPFLAFAVVLFMNYLNGTSPADFLKYFICVVLLILAFFMGQQKPALTLSIFSIMGALAMTLGLITTGTVSIYAFLSGGLFCSIMWPCIFSLATAGLGKYTSQASGFLIMMILGGAFIPPMQGLLADNTDLHFSYIIPVFCFAFLAWYSFRAKKILKSLGIDYDAASVETH; the protein is encoded by the coding sequence ATGAGTAAAACGGGTAATTCGTCTTTTATAGCCATCATCACAGTCTTTTTTTTCTGGGGGTTTTTAGCAGCATCTAACGGGATATTTATTCCTTTTTGTAAAACGCACTTCAACCTAACACAGTTTCAATCACAATTAATTGACAGCGCTTTTTACGGAGCCTATTTTATTGGCTCATTACTTTTATATCTGTTTTCATTAAAACTCAATAAAGATATAATAAATACTATTGGCTACAAACGCACGATCATATATGGACTGGCTCTTTCTATTGCGGGTGCTATTACCATGATACCGGCAATTAATTCTGGTTCATTTGTTTTTATACTTGTTGCCTTTTTTATTATTGCTCTTGGATTTTCACTTCAACAGACTTCAGCAAACCCTTTGGTTTTAAATATTGGCGATCCTGCCAAGGGCTCGCACCGTCTTAATTTTGCCGGTAGCGTAAATTCATTCGGAACAACGATTGGGCCCTTGCTGGTAAGTTTTGTTTTATTTGGAAAAGTTATAGCCTCTACACTGGATAAAGAAACTGCGTCTATAGGATCCATCAATATTCTTTACATCATCCTGGCGGTAGCATTTGCTCTGGCAGGAATAATTCTCTACTTCACCAAAGTGCCTAAATTGGAGATTGAGGAAAAAGAAAGTGATATGAAGATTTTAAAAGGCCCGCTGTTTTTTATTTTAACAGCTCTTATCGTTTTAGTTTTCATTTTTGTATTTTCTGCCTTTAGCGCTATGGCAGATAGTCAGAGCCAGTTTTTATTTCTATTCGTTTGCGCTTTCTTTCTCGCCATTTTAGCGGTTATTCTTTTAATGCAATACAGAAAAATTAAAAAAACCAATCGTCTTGAAACCAAATCTTACCCACAAGTAGTTTTAGGCATGTTCGCTATTTTTATCTATGTAGGAGTAGAAGTGGGAATTCAAAGTAATTTTGGCTCGCTTTTAAAGTTACCTGAATATGGAGGATTAAGTGATTCTCAAATTGGACCCTATATTTCTTTGTACTGGGGAAGTATGATGATAGGACGCTGGACCGGTGCTATTGGCGCTTTTAACCTGAAAAAGAATGTCAGTTTAATTCTTACTATTATAATTCCTTTTCTAGCATTTGCAGTGGTTCTTTTTATGAATTATTTGAATGGCACAAGTCCTGCCGATTTTCTTAAATATTTTATTTGCGTAGTTCTTTTAATTCTGGCTTTTTTTATGGGTCAGCAAAAACCCGCATTAACACTCAGCATCTTTTCTATAATGGGAGCGTTAGCCATGACATTGGGCCTTATAACAACAGGAACTGTAAGTATTTATGCATTTTTGAGCGGGGGACTTTTTTGTTCTATTATGTGGCCTTGTATTTTTTCGCTTGCTACTGCCGGTCTGGGAAAATACACAAGTCAGGCATCCGGCTTTCTTATCATGATGATTCTTGGCGGGGCTTTTATCCCACCTATGCAAGGCCTGTTAGCAGACAATACAGATTTGCATTTTTCTTACATTATTCCTGTTTTCTGTTTTGCTTTTTTAGCATGGTATTCTTTCAGAGCAAAAAAAATATTAAAATCACTAGGCATAGATTACGATGCAGCAAGTGTTGAAACACATTAA
- a CDS encoding oxidoreductase → MQLLSPTHFSDYELLDCGDFEKLERFGKYITIRPEPQAVWPKVWSESEWEKTAHVKFVPRSSSSGDWKKMKQMPDQWEIRYSLGNGQKTAKDDLVFRLGLTSFKHVGVFPEQAVNWDKIYSFLHTKPQAKFLNLFAYTGGASIAAKAAGADVTHVDSIKQVVTWANENMQKSKLDNIRWLVDDALKFVKKELRRGNLYQGIILDPPAFGHGPNGEKWKLEDNISEMMSSVLQILDPKEHLLILNAYSLGFSALVPENLLKPFALKNKSEISIGELYLNAKSGIKLPLGVWGNLKKEK, encoded by the coding sequence ATGCAATTATTATCTCCAACTCATTTTTCAGACTACGAATTACTAGATTGTGGTGATTTTGAAAAATTGGAACGTTTTGGAAAATACATAACTATTCGTCCTGAACCACAAGCTGTGTGGCCCAAAGTATGGTCAGAAAGCGAGTGGGAGAAAACTGCACATGTAAAATTTGTTCCGCGCTCTTCAAGCAGTGGTGACTGGAAAAAAATGAAACAAATGCCCGACCAGTGGGAAATTCGGTATTCACTGGGCAATGGTCAGAAGACAGCTAAGGATGATCTTGTTTTTCGATTGGGATTAACTTCATTTAAACATGTTGGTGTTTTTCCCGAGCAGGCTGTAAACTGGGATAAAATTTATTCGTTCCTTCATACGAAACCGCAAGCGAAATTTTTAAATCTTTTTGCCTATACTGGCGGCGCTTCTATAGCGGCTAAAGCGGCAGGAGCCGATGTTACGCATGTTGACAGCATTAAACAAGTGGTAACCTGGGCAAATGAGAATATGCAAAAATCAAAACTTGATAATATTCGCTGGTTGGTGGACGATGCTTTGAAATTTGTAAAAAAAGAATTGCGTCGTGGAAATCTATACCAGGGAATCATCCTCGACCCACCCGCTTTTGGACATGGTCCGAACGGTGAAAAATGGAAGCTGGAAGACAATATCTCGGAAATGATGAGCAGCGTTTTGCAGATCCTCGACCCTAAAGAACATCTCCTAATTCTAAATGCCTACTCCCTGGGATTTTCAGCATTGGTTCCTGAAAACTTATTAAAACCTTTTGCATTAAAAAATAAATCTGAAATAAGCATCGGAGAACTTTATCTCAATGCAAAAAGCGGCATCAAACTTCCATTGGGTGTTTGGGGAAATCTAAAAAAAGAAAAATAA